A region from the Aricia agestis chromosome 12, ilAriAges1.1, whole genome shotgun sequence genome encodes:
- the LOC121732595 gene encoding uncharacterized protein LOC121732595, with translation METKSNALIDRLHSNLKDIKPTRKSPQIQNGDIRVRLRALLVALLGISLSACAFVSQPVEMEISDEVAQGLNNVTFARRLTKPTIRLVMGYSKLSVMVTAMTSLLLLLAVMAKEAWWNRGLRWLAVPALLVTALEVVTDASDGLLAAAVRGAGPAAAAHAAGACCLIAVEIVVWYFIAKFFENSPQEEQNTIEFE, from the exons ATGGAAACTAAGAGCAACGCACTTATTGATCGATTACATTCAAACCTAAAGGATATTAAACCTACC CGCAAGTCCCCACAAATCCAGAATGGCGATATAAGGGTGAGGCTGCGCGCGTTGCTGGTGGCCCTCCTGGGTATATCTCTGTCAGCCTGCGCCTTCGTCTCGCAGCCGGTGGAGATGGAGATCAGCGATGAGGTCGCTCAGGGTCTCAACAACGTTACTTTTGCGAGACG ACTAACCAAACCGACAATTCGGCTAGTGATGGGCTACAGTAAGTTGAGTGTTATGGTGACTGCTATGACGTCGCTGCTGCTGCTCCTCGCTGTCATGGCCAAA GAAGCGTGGTGGAACCGCGGCTTGAGGTGGCTAGCTGTCCCAGCACTGCTGGTGACAGCATTAGAAGTGGTGACGGACGCCAGCGACGGGCTGCTGGCGGCGGCGGTGCGAGGCGCGGGGCCGGCTGCGGCGGCACACGCGGCCGGCGCGTGCTGTCTGATCGCTGTCGAGATTGTTGTGTG GTATTTCATAGCAAAATTCTTTGAGAACAGTCCACAGGAAGAACAAAATACAATAGAATTTGAATGA
- the LOC121732594 gene encoding uncharacterized protein LOC121732594: MPLRRSEEYPLINADSGGDKPLDKPAVIPVEWNVSCTPTRPSWISRWPQFVSACWMSIVLLTIMFVIFYAFGSIYRLQSVIHKYESKPTGEVYYHYVLPRDNSVQFKTFTNYLSFMATEYPLLNFNVRVLIDNAPQSPIYKIPKKSLFSETFFPEYTGSVRYVFIKNNDRDIQELQRKHPNVKVSVLCLSKYTAKTPFQYNRWRSIPSIYLPFYVSAYEVWKNGGIGLNLLTENQRFHLMRRIDFKLDTLLKQHSKSVDLTKYTQALEKIDVIDEREFFALFFDAFNEIPRMMIQTINFGIASDNGNLRPVQMTSVKVKRSISSNEILENTPNDTKTNISYIKTHDTINKENESNDTTQINNTTDVNNNTVIIQNNSGIVKEHAYPNNEILLRNTPIQYNFHKYEISRLLDNIPAFVDIENTPDLYNKKNYQNNYLTLSSDGTVVAAYSRNHQFLSKMLFKPRPHLSPRYVISNTLHQSCFRSNRADYCDSIKILNNL, from the exons ATGCCTTTACGACGCTCTGAAGAGTACCCCCTAATAAACGCAGATAGTGGGGGTGACAAACCACTTGATAAGCCAGCAGTCATCCCAGTGGAATGGAATGTTAGTTGCACACCAACACGCCCCTCTTGGATCTCAAGATGGCCTC AATTCGTATCGGCTTGCTGGATGTCGATCGTGCTTCTGACGATAATGTTCGTCATTTTCTACGCGTTTGGGAGCATTTATAGACTGCAGTCTGTAATCCACAAATACGAATCCAAGCCTACCGGAGAAGTGTACTACCATTACGTACTTCCAAGAGATAATTCCGTACAATTCAAAACATTCACAAACTACTTAAGTTTTATGGCAACAGAATATCCTCTGCTGAATTTTAACGTTCGTGTACTTATAGACAACGCTCCACAGAGCCCTATTTATAAGATCCCAAAGAAGTCGCTCTTCTCCGAAACATTTTTCCCCGAATATACCGGTTCAGTCAGATATGTTTTTATCAAAAACAACGATCGAGATATTCAAGAACTTCAAAGAAAACATCCGAATGTTAAAGTTTCCGTATTGTGTCTGAGCAAGTACACAGCAAAGACTCCATTCCAATATAATAGGTGGAGGTCTATACCTAGCATATATTTGCCGTTCTATGTCAGCGCTTATGAAGTTTGGAAGAATGGTGGAATCGGTCTTAACCTATTGACGGAGAACCAGCGTTTTCATTTGATGAGACGGATCGATTTTAAGCTGGATACTCTTTTAAAGCAGCACAGCAAAAGCGTCGATCTTACCAAGTACACCCAGGCTCTTGAGAAAATCGATGTCATTGATGAAAGAGAGTTTTTCGCATTATTCTTTGATGCTTTCAACGAAATCCCCAGAATGATGATTCAAACGATAAATTTTGGAATAGCATCTGACAACGGAAATTTACGTCCCGTACAGATGACTTCAGTTAAAGTAAAACGTAGTATCTCTAGTAATGAGATTCTTGAAAATACTCCTAATGATACAAAAACGAACATTTCTTATATCAAAACGCATGATACTATAAACAAGGAAAATGAATCTAATGATACAAcccaaataaataatacaactgACGTCAATAATAATACCGTCATTATACAAAACAATTCTGGAATTGTTAAGGAACACGCCTATCCCAATAATGAAATATTGTTAAGGAACACTCCTATCCAATATAATTTCCACAAATACGAGATTTCGCGTCTTTTGGATAATATTCCGGCATTTGTAGATATTGAAAATACACCCGAtttgtacaacaaaaaaaattatcaaaataattatttaactttgagCTCAGATGGAACCGTCGTGGCGGCTTATTCCCGAAACCATCAATTTCTGAGTAAAATGCTCTTTAAGCCCAGACCTCACCTTAGTCCTCGGTATGTAATATCTAATACTTTGCATCAGAGCTGCTTTAGATCTAACCGTGCCGATTATTGTGATTCCATCAAGATtttgaataatttataa
- the LOC121732616 gene encoding uncharacterized protein LOC121732616 — MNNQKDQLPLLWDSDEESHFACPRKHRSLYYRNSKSKLKGAAFIIKNWPDHISSLLAYWWMGFIMIAITIFIIYNSLSVVTPSRLPFAAADSTADENLLNLDENFPLNVYMHIFVDSYDEINDEFYLKYVKRLAKKFTDYKYNIIVMLKDTQDESTGSMNDEDKNEIAMRTILRTDKLYRSEYWSDISIQYTVLSKYLDSSPIKDAWRNVPLHAIPFLIRCISIWEKGGIAFDPIIITPLFENPKTLENLYNTLKKYKNTSGKIKPKKDEYELREKPKVNNIQDIIRILESDKSKSANIPQYNLSEAENRGEFTFIDVKISNEEKNEKKRYKREETINTRIFQNKELSTRKKHTFINSQEEDEYFENTPKLFNINNYDTKAKTNLIGPDDSIMHVSSPNHLPDITLDLKGTIIATSTSCHAFIGTVFSNVKHYSANDTIEHILNDELTIFCKGNISSCKYIYVIS, encoded by the exons ATGAATAACCAAAAGGACCAACTACCATTGCTTTGGGATTCTGATGAAGAAAGTCACTTTGCATGTCCTCGGAAGCATCGCTCACTGTATTACAGAAACTCCAAGTCCAAACTAAAAGGTGCAGCTTTCATCATCAAAAACTGGCCAG ATCACATATCATCGCTCCTCGCATATTGGTGGATGGGATTCATAATGATCGCGATAACTATTTTTATCATTTACAACAGTCTTTCTGTGGTTACTCCTTCTCGACTACCATTTGCAGCTGCTGATTCAACTGCTGATGAGAATTTGCTCAATCTAGATGAAAACTTTCCATTGAATGTGTACATGCATATTTTTGTCGATAGCTACGATGAAATTAATGACGAATTTTACCTTAAGTATGTCAAAAGACTTGCAAAAAAATTCACCGATTACAAGTACAATATAATTGTTATGCTAAAAGATACGCAAGATGAATCAACAGGAAGTATGAACGATGAAGACAAAAATGAGATTGCTATGAGAACTATATTGAGAACCGATAAATTATATCGCAGTGAATACTGGAGTGATATTTCGATACAATACACTGTACTTTCAAAGTACTTAGATAGCTCGCCTATTAAAGACGCTTGGAGAAATGTGCCTTTGCATGCAATTCCATTTTTAATAAGGTGCATATCTATTTGGGAAAAAGGAGGCATAGCTTTTGATCCTATCATCATAACACCTCTTTTTGAAAACCCTAAGACTTTAGAGAATTTATATAATActcttaaaaagtataaaaatacaaGTGGTAAAATTAAACCTAAAAAAGACGAATACGAATTACGAGAAAAACCAAAAGTTAATAACATTCAAGACATAATACGTATTTTGGAAAGTGATAAGAGTAAAAGCGCGAATATTCCTCAATATAACTTATCGGAAGCTGAAAATAGAGGCGAATTTACTTTTATAGATGTAAAAATTTCCAATGAGGAGAAGAATGAGAAAAAACGTTATAAGCGGGAAGAAACAATAAACACGagaatatttcaaaataaagaATTATCTACCCgaaaaaaacatacatttatAAATTCTCAAGAAGAAgatgaatattttgaaaatacaccaaaattatttaatataaacaaCTATGATACCAAAGCCAAAACAAATTTGATAGGTCCAGATGATTCAATAATGCATGTAAGTAGTCCTAATCATTTGCCAGATATAACTTTGGATCTAAAAGGCACTATAATTGCGACTTCCACTTCTTGTCATGCTTTTATTGGTACAGTGTTTAGTAATGTAAAACATTATAGTGCAAATGATACAATTGAGCACATTTTAAATGATGAGCTCACCATATTTTGTAAGGGAAACATAAGTTCCTgtaaatatatatatgttatctcttaa